From a region of the Corallococcus coralloides DSM 2259 genome:
- a CDS encoding SRPBCC family protein: MMTETGNRSTVTFDRGYRATLDEVWELWTTKDGFESWWGPEGFSVKVHELDARPEGLLRYDMIATAPEVIEGMKKMGMPLSTPSSLTYTELTPKRRLAYRHAVDFIPGVAPYTVSTVVEFEAKDGIVRMTVTSDAMHSKEWTERASMGMASQLNKLDKRFQR, encoded by the coding sequence ATGATGACCGAAACCGGCAACCGCAGCACCGTCACCTTCGACCGCGGCTATCGGGCGACGCTCGACGAGGTCTGGGAGCTGTGGACCACGAAGGACGGCTTCGAGTCCTGGTGGGGCCCGGAAGGCTTCTCCGTGAAGGTGCACGAACTGGACGCGCGTCCGGAAGGCCTGCTGCGCTACGACATGATCGCCACCGCGCCGGAGGTCATCGAGGGCATGAAGAAGATGGGCATGCCCCTCTCCACCCCCAGCAGCCTCACGTACACGGAGCTGACGCCGAAGCGGCGGCTCGCGTACCGGCACGCGGTGGACTTCATCCCTGGCGTCGCGCCGTACACCGTCTCCACGGTGGTGGAGTTCGAGGCGAAGGACGGCATCGTGCGGATGACCGTCACGTCCGACGCCATGCACAGCAAGGAGTGGACGGAGCGGGCGTCCATGGGAATGGCGAGCCAGCTCAACAAGCTCGACAAGCGGTTCCAGCGTTAG
- a CDS encoding type II toxin-antitoxin system RelE family toxin, producing the protein MSTKPSATYAVEFLQTAVKQLAAVDPVHQRRIAKRIDALATEPRPVGAEKLKGSDYLRIRIGDYRVIYQVEDGRLVVLIVELGHRREIYR; encoded by the coding sequence ATGAGCACGAAGCCCTCCGCCACCTATGCGGTCGAGTTCCTCCAGACCGCCGTGAAGCAGCTCGCGGCGGTGGATCCGGTCCATCAGCGCCGCATCGCGAAGCGGATCGACGCCCTGGCCACGGAGCCCCGGCCCGTGGGCGCGGAGAAGCTCAAGGGCAGTGACTACCTGCGGATCCGCATTGGCGACTACCGCGTCATCTACCAGGTCGAGGACGGCCGGCTCGTGGTGTTGATCGTCGAGCTGGGCCACCGGCGGGAGATCTACCGCTAG
- a CDS encoding DUF1360 domain-containing protein, with translation MKALQETGPFEGYDSEIHPLGSYGVLIGTFSTTVLGFLGWMGASGRRLPERFSGSDLALFGAATHVVTRVVAADKVTAVVRAPFTRFKGNASAGEVSEQARGTGFRHVMGELLDCPFCLSPWVAASFLISATVRPRQTRFVASIFALSGASFFLHRAYELLGEGLHRTRAQARLLHKEQEKQSDAGVQFPGRGPQVVEPGRAPIPSPS, from the coding sequence ATGAAAGCGCTTCAGGAGACGGGACCGTTCGAAGGGTATGACTCGGAGATCCACCCGCTGGGCTCGTATGGCGTCTTGATAGGGACCTTCAGCACGACCGTGCTGGGCTTCCTGGGCTGGATGGGAGCCTCAGGGCGGCGCCTCCCCGAGCGCTTCAGCGGCAGCGACCTGGCGCTGTTCGGGGCCGCCACGCACGTCGTCACCCGGGTGGTGGCGGCGGACAAGGTCACGGCGGTGGTGCGCGCCCCGTTCACGCGCTTCAAGGGCAACGCCAGCGCGGGCGAGGTGAGCGAGCAGGCCCGGGGCACGGGGTTCCGTCACGTGATGGGTGAGCTGCTGGACTGCCCCTTCTGCCTGAGCCCGTGGGTGGCCGCGTCCTTCCTCATCTCCGCCACGGTGCGCCCCCGGCAGACGCGCTTCGTGGCCTCCATCTTCGCCCTGAGCGGCGCGTCCTTCTTCCTCCACCGGGCCTATGAGTTGCTGGGCGAAGGGCTGCATCGCACCCGCGCGCAGGCGCGGCTGCTGCACAAGGAGCAGGAGAAGCAATCCGATGCGGGCGTGCAGTTCCCCGGTCGTGGGCCGCAGGTCGTCGAGCCCGGCCGCGCCCCCATTCCGTCTCCGAGTTGA
- a CDS encoding AgmX/PglI C-terminal domain-containing protein codes for MSELLTGDVSSRAQVGGSDFSRDPETFEAELDACLERALSSETPEEEEVVPESFATGPLRTLLDLASTEESWLQSLPPPSNDNVEPQLTLSAEAANIVIPEWLRADESSSNTSQENSCGAVTSWDAAPPSPAWATPGSPAEAYAPQPWMPYAPVAPEPPPPAIADASTRILGMSPMSFVSAVAMGALAAGLLVVAGLRLTSKDEARPASQAQVLISAVGTPHAAGLPGTQGLTGAQRETGAVQATASGAQGLVGALPGIPGTQGFYGVPGSQPATPDLSQSIAGAVNTPALTDAQRAAQALTPNTPVLAGPTSAGLTTGLHTLAPDPAPSTQPAPVTPKKAPVAQRAATLEAPEDTGEVREMSFGSEISEEEMAQARQAAAEAEAEEAAQPGSEIDEDFARELGFTDDAESPEASAPKQAQEKTVYIPPAPTSEREQLVPSDITNVVVTNQPAIATCVQNFKAGTALENGGRFQLRWSVDTAGTVSGVAMETEALKGSPLAGCIEDQVRGWKFPVHRVAMNAPVHYPFVF; via the coding sequence GTGAGCGAGCTACTGACGGGTGATGTGTCTTCGCGGGCGCAGGTGGGCGGTTCGGACTTCTCCCGCGACCCCGAGACCTTCGAAGCCGAGCTGGATGCGTGCCTGGAGCGCGCGCTCTCCTCCGAGACTCCCGAAGAAGAGGAGGTCGTTCCGGAGTCCTTCGCGACCGGCCCCCTGCGCACGCTGCTCGACCTGGCCTCCACTGAGGAGTCCTGGCTCCAGTCGCTGCCGCCTCCTTCCAATGACAACGTGGAGCCCCAGCTCACGCTGTCCGCCGAGGCCGCCAACATCGTCATCCCGGAGTGGCTGCGCGCGGATGAGTCCTCGTCCAACACTTCGCAGGAGAACTCCTGCGGCGCCGTGACGTCGTGGGATGCCGCGCCGCCGTCTCCCGCCTGGGCCACGCCCGGCTCTCCGGCCGAGGCCTACGCGCCGCAGCCGTGGATGCCGTACGCCCCCGTGGCGCCCGAGCCTCCGCCGCCCGCCATCGCCGATGCGTCCACGCGCATCCTCGGCATGAGCCCCATGTCCTTCGTCAGCGCCGTGGCGATGGGCGCGCTCGCCGCGGGGCTCCTCGTCGTCGCGGGTCTGCGCCTCACGTCGAAGGATGAGGCGCGGCCCGCGTCGCAAGCTCAGGTCCTGATCAGCGCCGTTGGCACGCCGCACGCCGCGGGCCTCCCGGGCACGCAGGGCCTTACCGGTGCTCAGCGGGAGACCGGGGCCGTGCAGGCCACCGCCTCGGGCGCTCAAGGCCTCGTGGGCGCGTTGCCGGGCATCCCTGGCACGCAGGGCTTCTACGGTGTTCCCGGCTCCCAGCCGGCCACGCCGGACCTCTCGCAGTCCATCGCGGGCGCCGTGAACACGCCCGCGCTGACGGACGCGCAGCGCGCCGCGCAGGCCCTCACGCCGAACACGCCCGTCCTCGCGGGCCCCACGAGCGCGGGCCTGACCACCGGCCTGCACACGCTGGCCCCGGACCCCGCGCCGTCCACGCAGCCCGCTCCGGTGACGCCGAAGAAGGCCCCCGTGGCCCAGCGCGCGGCCACGCTTGAAGCGCCCGAGGACACCGGCGAGGTCCGCGAGATGTCCTTCGGCAGCGAGATCTCCGAGGAGGAGATGGCCCAGGCCCGTCAGGCCGCCGCCGAAGCCGAGGCCGAGGAAGCCGCGCAGCCCGGATCCGAAATCGACGAGGACTTCGCCCGCGAGCTCGGCTTCACCGACGATGCGGAGTCCCCGGAGGCCTCCGCTCCGAAGCAGGCCCAGGAGAAGACCGTCTACATCCCGCCGGCCCCGACCTCCGAGCGCGAGCAGCTCGTGCCCTCGGACATCACCAACGTGGTCGTCACGAACCAGCCCGCCATCGCCACCTGCGTCCAGAACTTCAAGGCCGGCACCGCGCTGGAGAACGGCGGCCGCTTCCAGCTGCGCTGGTCCGTGGACACCGCCGGCACCGTCTCCGGCGTCGCCATGGAGACCGAAGCCCTGAAGGGCTCCCCGCTCGCCGGCTGCATCGAGGACCAGGTGCGCGGCTGGAAGTTCCCCGTGCACCGCGTCGCCATGAACGCCCCCGTGCACTACCCCTTCGTCTTCTAG
- a CDS encoding HPF/RaiA family ribosome-associated protein yields the protein MKRALRITYRGMETSDTLNEHIRDQADKLEQFYDGITGCNVVVEEPHRHHAQGHHFHVRVELHVPGRDIIADREPAELAAHADAYQAVTDAFEAARRQLQHHADRQHAYHR from the coding sequence ATGAAGCGCGCACTGCGAATCACCTACCGGGGCATGGAGACGAGCGACACCCTCAACGAGCACATCCGCGATCAGGCGGACAAGCTGGAGCAGTTCTACGACGGCATCACCGGCTGCAACGTGGTGGTGGAGGAGCCGCACCGCCACCACGCCCAGGGGCACCACTTCCACGTGCGAGTGGAGCTGCACGTGCCGGGCAGGGACATCATCGCGGACCGGGAGCCGGCGGAGCTCGCGGCCCATGCGGATGCCTACCAGGCCGTCACCGACGCCTTCGAGGCCGCGCGGCGCCAGCTGCAACACCACGCGGACCGCCAGCACGCGTACCACCGCTAG
- a CDS encoding S41 family peptidase — MHLFLLVGGLLTAAPSPYLDSRTTGAAYCYDPESPVLHEAFRRPKPTPDTRVDSAALAEDVRFLHQVLRTTYSGWPELLAHRGFDPDAFFQDWSAKVAASGPTVSFQDGVLTPTIAVREALTDNHFGPSGFLGLLREEPRLSFREYQADAPSGLQLTSCDANTVEGAQADTLRVAPVLKPDGSRAQRLTVSARGGGDTRTLQCGATSVPLTVRPMHASRKFEPKDTYTYEPKGDVGIITIRGFSGPPEAEAGLRQFVADAPKHRKHKLLVFDLRGNGGGNDGYVYQWLDTMVRGPWFSSGEVWMHGAFYPCFEWNSRVQRQAMDGRLDTPEAKAERDAIRSKWPVKPEPSRPVFDSGRVEGHAKTPFTGRIVVLVDRNSGSSGESGAYALHRATGAPMVGERTGGFLTYGNAPSFVLPRTGFAWVVPNKRNYFDAPVEGVGHAVQVYLDAEEVGRPVAELLPRLRKLP; from the coding sequence ATGCATCTCTTCCTCCTCGTCGGAGGCCTGCTGACGGCGGCCCCTTCCCCCTACCTGGACTCGCGGACGACCGGCGCCGCGTACTGCTACGACCCGGAGAGCCCCGTGCTGCACGAGGCCTTCCGCCGTCCGAAGCCCACGCCCGACACGCGCGTGGACAGCGCCGCGCTGGCGGAGGACGTGCGCTTCCTGCACCAGGTCCTGCGCACCACGTACTCAGGCTGGCCGGAGCTGCTCGCGCACCGCGGCTTTGATCCGGATGCCTTCTTCCAGGACTGGAGCGCGAAGGTGGCCGCGTCCGGGCCCACCGTGTCGTTCCAGGACGGCGTGCTCACGCCCACCATCGCCGTCCGCGAGGCACTGACGGACAATCACTTCGGTCCGTCTGGCTTCCTGGGCCTGCTGCGCGAGGAGCCCCGGCTCTCCTTCCGCGAGTACCAGGCCGACGCGCCGTCAGGGCTTCAACTCACGTCCTGCGACGCGAACACCGTGGAGGGCGCACAGGCGGACACGCTGCGGGTGGCGCCGGTGCTCAAGCCGGATGGCTCCCGTGCACAGCGGCTCACCGTGTCCGCGCGAGGCGGAGGCGATACGAGGACGCTTCAGTGCGGCGCCACGTCAGTGCCGCTCACGGTGCGCCCCATGCATGCGTCTCGGAAGTTCGAGCCGAAGGACACGTACACGTACGAGCCGAAGGGCGACGTGGGCATCATCACGATTCGCGGCTTCTCCGGCCCGCCGGAAGCGGAGGCCGGGCTGCGCCAGTTCGTCGCGGACGCGCCGAAGCACCGCAAGCACAAGCTGCTGGTGTTCGACCTCCGGGGCAACGGCGGAGGCAACGATGGTTACGTGTACCAGTGGCTGGACACGATGGTGCGCGGGCCGTGGTTCTCCTCCGGCGAGGTGTGGATGCACGGCGCCTTCTATCCATGCTTCGAATGGAACTCGCGCGTGCAGCGGCAGGCCATGGATGGACGGTTGGACACGCCGGAGGCGAAGGCCGAACGTGACGCCATCCGTTCGAAGTGGCCGGTGAAGCCGGAGCCCTCGCGGCCCGTGTTCGACAGCGGTCGCGTGGAGGGCCACGCGAAGACGCCCTTCACGGGGCGCATCGTGGTGCTGGTGGATCGGAACTCCGGGTCCTCGGGGGAGAGCGGCGCGTACGCCCTGCACCGCGCCACGGGTGCGCCGATGGTGGGCGAGCGGACCGGAGGCTTCCTCACCTACGGCAACGCGCCCAGCTTCGTCCTTCCGCGCACGGGGTTCGCGTGGGTGGTGCCCAACAAGCGCAACTACTTCGACGCCCCCGTGGAGGGCGTGGGACACGCCGTGCAGGTGTACCTGGACGCGGAGGAGGTGGGGCGGCCAGTAGCGGAGCTGCTGCCTCGCTTGCGCAAGCTGCCATGA
- the pdxA gene encoding 4-hydroxythreonine-4-phosphate dehydrogenase PdxA: MSAVATADARPRVGISLGDVSGIGPEVTALALAKPAVRRALVPVVFGDGPTLDGFPLFRRFPRVALEELGRTEGPAVVEVTHLPAKHRVPGKPTREGGKAQYAYVRAAIDAMRAGTVDALCTAPVSKEEISRAGIPFMGHTEVLADAFGVDVLMMMDGPRVRIALATNHVPISALPKLLTVEKLVAQLQLLSRSLEPVVGRKPRIAVLGLNPHAGEGGMLGREEVEVIGPAIRLARAKRVDAHGPIPADGLFARPDEVGAKYDVVLAMYHDQGLIPAKALDFERTVNVTLGLPVPRTSPDHGTAYAIAGTGTASCVPMMEALLKAARLSSSPGRAVPPGVSRGPRRPPSGR, from the coding sequence GTGAGCGCGGTGGCCACGGCGGACGCGCGCCCCCGCGTGGGCATCTCGCTGGGGGACGTGTCGGGCATCGGGCCGGAGGTGACGGCCCTGGCGCTGGCGAAGCCCGCGGTGCGCCGCGCGCTGGTGCCGGTGGTCTTCGGCGACGGGCCCACGCTGGACGGCTTCCCCCTCTTCCGCCGCTTCCCTCGCGTGGCCCTGGAGGAGCTGGGCCGCACGGAGGGGCCGGCGGTGGTGGAGGTGACGCACCTGCCGGCGAAGCACCGCGTGCCGGGCAAGCCCACGCGTGAAGGCGGCAAGGCGCAGTACGCGTACGTGCGCGCCGCCATCGACGCGATGCGCGCCGGGACGGTGGACGCGCTGTGCACCGCGCCCGTGTCGAAGGAGGAGATTTCGCGCGCGGGCATCCCGTTCATGGGCCACACGGAGGTGCTGGCGGACGCGTTCGGCGTGGACGTGTTGATGATGATGGACGGGCCGCGCGTGCGCATCGCGCTGGCGACGAACCACGTCCCCATCTCCGCGCTGCCGAAGCTGCTGACGGTGGAGAAGCTGGTGGCGCAGCTTCAGTTGCTCTCGCGCAGCCTGGAGCCGGTGGTGGGCCGCAAGCCGCGCATCGCCGTGCTGGGGCTCAACCCCCATGCGGGCGAGGGCGGGATGCTGGGGCGCGAGGAGGTGGAGGTGATTGGGCCCGCCATCCGCCTCGCACGGGCGAAGCGGGTGGATGCGCACGGGCCCATCCCCGCGGACGGCCTGTTCGCGCGGCCCGATGAAGTCGGCGCGAAGTACGACGTGGTGCTGGCCATGTACCACGACCAGGGACTCATCCCTGCCAAGGCGCTGGACTTCGAGCGCACGGTGAACGTGACGCTGGGCCTGCCGGTGCCTCGCACGTCGCCGGACCACGGCACCGCCTATGCGATTGCCGGCACGGGGACCGCGAGCTGCGTGCCCATGATGGAAGCGCTGCTCAAGGCGGCCCGGCTTTCTTCGAGCCCCGGACGAGCCGTGCCTCCAGGTGTTTCGCGAGGTCCTCGCCGTCCTCCTTCGGGTCGATGA
- a CDS encoding ArsR/SmtB family transcription factor has product MNVDVFQTLADPTRRRIVEALKGGELSVNDLVARVDIQQSGVSRHLGILQEAGFVQVRPEGTKRLYSLRPEPFQELDAWVTGYRSLWEARLDRFGQALERRRKARTDVPKSEEEPP; this is encoded by the coding sequence ATGAATGTTGACGTCTTCCAGACCCTGGCCGACCCCACGCGCCGCCGCATCGTCGAGGCGCTGAAGGGCGGTGAGCTGTCGGTGAACGACCTGGTGGCCCGGGTGGACATCCAGCAGTCGGGTGTCTCCCGTCACCTGGGCATTCTCCAGGAGGCGGGCTTCGTCCAGGTCCGCCCCGAGGGCACGAAGCGGCTGTACTCGCTTCGCCCGGAGCCCTTTCAGGAGCTCGACGCCTGGGTCACCGGGTATCGCAGCCTCTGGGAGGCCCGCCTCGACCGGTTCGGCCAGGCGCTCGAGCGAAGACGCAAGGCACGCACGGACGTCCCCAAATCCGAGGAGGAACCCCCATGA
- a CDS encoding aldo/keto reductase yields MSLDHYVTLGRSGLRVSPFCLGAMTFGEDLGWGSSVETSNAILDRFIERGGNFIDTANVYTFGHAEKIIGDHIGKHPAKRDRVVIATKFFGNLFEKDPNGGGAGRKSVMAACDESLRRLQTDYIDLYWMHAWDANTPIEETMRALDDLVRSGKVRYVGFSDTPAWKVAQAQVTAFFRGWAPLVALQIEYSLLERTVEGELIPMARELGLGVTPWSPLRSGVLSGKYTRENAGKQKADRGAWAEASLNEKTYKLIDVLQRVAKEQNTSVARVSLAWVQGRPGVASTILGARTLEQLDNNLGALDVKLTPEQVKALDDESQPTLNFPAAFLQGAPSFMHAGLRVNGVQAPPSNLTPKASTPRY; encoded by the coding sequence ATGTCGCTCGACCACTACGTCACCCTGGGCCGCTCCGGCCTGCGCGTCAGTCCCTTCTGCCTGGGCGCCATGACGTTCGGCGAGGACCTGGGCTGGGGCAGCAGCGTGGAGACGTCCAACGCCATCCTGGACCGCTTCATCGAGCGGGGCGGGAACTTCATCGACACGGCGAACGTCTACACGTTCGGGCACGCGGAGAAGATCATCGGGGACCACATCGGGAAGCATCCGGCGAAGCGCGACCGGGTGGTCATCGCCACGAAGTTCTTCGGCAACCTCTTCGAGAAGGATCCGAACGGCGGCGGCGCGGGGCGCAAGTCGGTGATGGCGGCGTGCGATGAGTCGCTGCGCCGGCTTCAGACGGACTACATCGACCTGTACTGGATGCACGCCTGGGACGCGAACACGCCCATCGAGGAGACGATGCGGGCGCTGGACGACCTGGTGCGCTCCGGCAAGGTCCGCTACGTGGGCTTCTCCGACACGCCCGCATGGAAGGTGGCGCAGGCGCAGGTGACGGCCTTCTTCCGGGGCTGGGCGCCGCTGGTGGCGTTGCAGATCGAGTACTCGCTGCTGGAGCGCACGGTGGAGGGCGAGCTCATTCCCATGGCACGGGAGCTGGGGCTGGGCGTGACGCCGTGGTCGCCGCTGCGCAGCGGGGTGCTGAGCGGCAAGTACACGCGGGAGAACGCGGGCAAGCAGAAGGCGGACCGGGGCGCGTGGGCGGAGGCGTCGCTCAACGAGAAGACCTACAAGCTCATCGACGTGCTCCAGCGCGTGGCGAAGGAGCAGAACACCTCGGTGGCGCGGGTGTCGCTGGCCTGGGTGCAGGGCCGGCCGGGAGTGGCCTCCACCATCCTGGGTGCGCGCACGCTGGAGCAGCTGGACAACAACCTGGGCGCGCTGGACGTGAAGCTCACGCCGGAGCAGGTGAAGGCGCTGGATGACGAATCCCAGCCCACGCTCAACTTCCCAGCGGCCTTCCTCCAGGGCGCACCGTCCTTCATGCACGCGGGCCTGCGCGTGAACGGAGTCCAGGCCCCGCCCAGCAATCTGACGCCCAAGGCGAGCACCCCTCGGTACTGA
- a CDS encoding peptidylprolyl isomerase: MRPASFRASPMPWSVVLSLGLALGVLGLTGCRPQAQEGPDPTVVATVNGESLSRADFEQELARELATTEGPEPTPEEVEPFKRALVDTLVKRMLLLQAAKQNNIAVTPEEVDRGVLRLSGDYPAGNFNEVLAQGQLSMAELRAREASRLTIEKLFTNHVYSRVAVTEEELRAYYAAHEADFQEPEEVHAAQMVVKGLDEARRLQVQLKAGKKFSDLARRYSLSADAKVGGDLGFFPRGQMPPAFDEVVFKLGVGQVSDVVSTEYGYHLFKVLERRSARKRELVEVRSKVEGRLLEAKRAAAQEAFEKELRDKAQVVVNEATLQTIRGRPAPQAAK; the protein is encoded by the coding sequence ATGCGTCCCGCTTCCTTCCGCGCCTCCCCGATGCCGTGGTCCGTCGTCCTGAGCCTGGGCCTCGCCCTGGGAGTCCTGGGGCTGACGGGCTGCCGGCCGCAGGCCCAGGAGGGGCCGGACCCCACGGTGGTGGCCACCGTGAACGGCGAGTCGCTCAGCCGGGCGGACTTCGAACAGGAGCTGGCGCGGGAGCTGGCCACCACGGAAGGGCCGGAGCCCACGCCGGAAGAGGTGGAGCCCTTCAAGCGGGCGCTCGTGGACACGCTCGTGAAGCGGATGCTGCTGCTCCAGGCGGCGAAGCAGAACAACATCGCCGTGACGCCCGAAGAGGTGGACCGCGGCGTGCTGCGGCTGTCCGGCGACTACCCCGCGGGCAACTTCAATGAAGTGCTCGCCCAGGGGCAGCTGTCCATGGCGGAGCTGCGCGCGCGCGAGGCGAGCCGGCTCACCATCGAGAAGCTCTTCACGAACCACGTCTATTCGCGCGTGGCGGTGACGGAGGAGGAGCTGCGCGCGTACTACGCGGCGCACGAGGCCGACTTCCAGGAGCCGGAGGAGGTCCACGCCGCGCAGATGGTGGTGAAGGGGCTGGACGAGGCGCGCAGGCTCCAGGTGCAGCTCAAGGCGGGCAAGAAGTTCTCCGACCTCGCGCGGCGCTATTCGCTCAGCGCGGACGCCAAGGTGGGGGGCGACCTGGGCTTCTTCCCCCGGGGACAGATGCCTCCGGCCTTCGACGAGGTGGTATTCAAGCTGGGGGTGGGGCAGGTTTCGGACGTGGTGTCCACGGAGTACGGCTACCACCTGTTCAAGGTGCTGGAGCGCAGGTCGGCGAGGAAGCGGGAGCTGGTGGAGGTGCGCTCGAAGGTGGAGGGGCGGCTGCTGGAGGCCAAGCGGGCGGCGGCGCAGGAGGCCTTCGAGAAGGAGCTGCGCGACAAGGCCCAGGTGGTGGTGAACGAGGCCACGCTGCAGACCATCCGCGGGCGGCCGGCGCCGCAGGCGGCGAAGTGA
- a CDS encoding peptidylprolyl isomerase, whose amino-acid sequence MKNLVAFLAAVMLFTGATSARAELVDKVAAVVNRDIIPLSEVQQRAAPELQRVNSEIDPHKRAEARAQLMKTALDTLIGEKLMESEVQQLGITTSEAEVDELVQDVLKQNNVSDMSQFEQLLKNEGFTLAGYKDMLRKRVVRDKLLRLKVGPKVKVTEEDLKAAYTQYTRMESEDVEVHARHILVQVDAKATPEQVAAAKQKAEGIAQEARRPGMDFASLARARSEGPSAADGGDLGYFKRGVMVPAFEKAAFNLKEGEVSEPIRTNFGWHILKVEERRNVAVASFEEMKPKLESKLLNEKTEKFLDQYVQELRSKANVEVKM is encoded by the coding sequence ATGAAGAACCTGGTGGCGTTCCTGGCGGCGGTGATGCTCTTCACGGGGGCGACGTCCGCCCGCGCGGAGCTGGTGGACAAGGTGGCGGCGGTGGTGAACCGCGACATCATCCCGCTGTCGGAGGTGCAGCAGCGCGCCGCGCCGGAGCTCCAGCGCGTGAACTCCGAAATCGACCCGCACAAGCGCGCCGAGGCCCGCGCGCAGCTGATGAAGACCGCGCTGGACACGCTCATCGGCGAGAAGCTGATGGAGTCGGAGGTCCAGCAGCTGGGCATCACCACCTCCGAGGCGGAGGTGGATGAGCTGGTGCAGGACGTGCTCAAGCAGAACAACGTCAGCGACATGAGCCAGTTCGAGCAGCTGCTCAAGAACGAGGGCTTCACGCTCGCCGGCTACAAGGACATGCTCCGCAAGCGCGTGGTGCGCGACAAGCTGCTGCGCCTGAAGGTGGGCCCCAAGGTGAAGGTCACCGAGGAGGACCTGAAGGCCGCGTACACGCAGTACACGCGCATGGAGAGCGAGGACGTGGAGGTGCACGCCCGCCACATCCTGGTGCAGGTGGACGCCAAGGCCACGCCGGAGCAGGTGGCCGCCGCGAAGCAGAAGGCGGAGGGCATCGCGCAGGAGGCCCGCCGGCCGGGCATGGACTTCGCGTCCCTGGCGCGCGCCCGCAGCGAGGGCCCCAGCGCGGCGGACGGTGGCGACCTGGGCTACTTCAAGCGCGGCGTGATGGTGCCCGCCTTCGAGAAGGCCGCCTTCAACCTCAAGGAGGGTGAAGTCAGCGAGCCCATCCGCACCAACTTCGGCTGGCACATCCTGAAGGTGGAGGAGCGCCGCAACGTGGCCGTGGCCTCCTTCGAGGAGATGAAGCCCAAGCTGGAGTCCAAGCTCCTCAACGAGAAGACGGAGAAGTTCCTGGACCAGTACGTCCAGGAGCTGCGCTCGAAGGCCAACGTCGAAGTGAAGATGTGA
- a CDS encoding type II toxin-antitoxin system Phd/YefM family antitoxin, with protein sequence MMEVSITEARDDLAELLNRAAYGKERLVLTRHGKKLVAVIPFEDLQALEALEDRRDIQKADAARRESEGQPRVAWKQVKAELGLTKKAKKTASGRSPAGGPARRSTPRAGRPRPGR encoded by the coding sequence ATGATGGAAGTCAGCATCACCGAAGCGCGCGACGACCTGGCGGAGCTGCTCAACCGGGCGGCCTACGGGAAGGAGCGGCTCGTCCTGACCCGGCACGGCAAGAAGCTGGTCGCGGTGATTCCCTTTGAGGACCTCCAGGCGCTGGAGGCACTGGAGGACCGGCGGGACATCCAGAAGGCGGACGCCGCGCGCCGGGAGTCCGAGGGCCAGCCGCGCGTCGCGTGGAAGCAGGTAAAGGCGGAGCTGGGACTCACGAAGAAGGCGAAGAAGACGGCTAGCGGTAGATCTCCCGCCGGTGGCCCAGCTCGACGATCAACACCACGAGCCGGCCGTCCTCGACCTGGTAGATGA